From the genome of Terriglobales bacterium, one region includes:
- a CDS encoding DUF4337 domain-containing protein → METQELKEGLEKAKRSEERRIGLTMAIIAVLLAVATMLGHRAHTEEVLIQTKANDQWAYYQAKNVRSHMYEADSQLAGIIASGQKLAEDFHSRAGVQKNDAEEIQHKAQELEAESNAASRKANQFDTAEIFLEIAIVLCSIALLTDLRNFWLFSFVFMVIGVVFMARGLIS, encoded by the coding sequence ATGGAAACGCAAGAGCTGAAGGAAGGTCTGGAAAAAGCTAAGCGGTCGGAAGAGCGCAGGATCGGCCTGACCATGGCCATCATCGCGGTGTTGTTAGCCGTTGCGACCATGCTCGGCCACCGTGCTCACACCGAAGAGGTGCTCATTCAGACGAAGGCCAATGACCAATGGGCTTATTACCAGGCAAAGAACGTCCGCTCGCATATGTACGAAGCGGACTCGCAGCTGGCCGGCATTATCGCAAGCGGCCAGAAGCTGGCGGAGGACTTCCACAGCCGCGCCGGAGTCCAGAAGAATGATGCCGAAGAGATCCAGCATAAAGCCCAGGAACTGGAGGCTGAGTCCAATGCCGCTTCCCGCAAAGCCAATCAGTTCGATACCGCGGAGATCTTCCTGGAGATCGCCATCGTCCTCTGCTCGATCGCGCTGCTCACTGACTTGCGTAACTTTTGGCTGTTCTCGTTTGTGTTTATGGTGATCGGAGTTGTGTTTATGGCTCGGGGGCTGATCAGCTGA